Genomic segment of Odontesthes bonariensis isolate fOdoBon6 chromosome 10, fOdoBon6.hap1, whole genome shotgun sequence:
TCATATGCTTACGGACAGTGTTGGGGAGTCCAGAGGTCGTCGTCTGAAATTTTGCTGCGACCAAAAAGAAACTGGGTCATACAGACCTTCAGTATTGACGAAGGTTATAGTGGACCTTTTCCATATGTGTTGGGCACAGTGAGTATCTGTACACCAAGTCACAACGCTCTGGTATGAATAGAGCACACGTCTAAATGCGGGAAGATCATTTTAAAATTTACTGCTGCTGCGATTCACATTCCAGGTTGGAGTTGAGAAAAATTTGCGTCTTTTCGAAATACATGGTCAAGGAGTGGATGAGGATCCTAAGGACATATTACAAATCAACGAAAACACAGGAGAAGTTCTTGTCCTGGGACCTGTGGACCATGAGCAATTTGATATTTTGAAGGTTAGAGGAAAATAAcatgcgtgcacacacacatttgagCAATGATCTCCTGGAAAGCATGTGTGTAATCTTACAGTGTTGGAGGATGCTGAGTGGTTTCATTATGTCACAATTCATGTCGTTGCACTCAGTTGAAATTTGAGGCTCTCAATGCAGAAGATCGCAAAGTCGACATTCGGCTGGGCATCACAATTGACATCCTGGACGCAAATGACAACCCTCCAAAATTTGACTTTGAAATGTACGAGGTCACCGTGAACGAGTCCACGTTACAAGGTAAGAGCCTCATTTTTTGTTTCCTGACGTCTTCCAAAACTTTTCCTGCGTTGACTGATAtgcaaataaaacaattctTTGTTCTGTGACATTGACAGGCTTTGGCTTGGTCACTATCAGGGCTATAGACACAGACAGCAGCGAGAAAAATAAAGAGTTCAGCTTCAGTCTAGTCTCTGTCACTCCTGAACCAGAAGGCATGCAATTCTACATAACTCAGACAGCTGATATTGGATTCATTTCATTTAAAGGATGTCTGGACCATGAGGTGAGAGTACTTGATGGTATAATAGTAAAATTACATTGTGTTAATTGTTAAATTATATTTGACTCCCATTATTTGTGGTAATTGGAATGGAATTGTGGTATGAATTAAAGCGCTTTTCATTATGGGTAGcatgtaaatatatacatatatatatatatatatatatatatatatatacatacatatatacatatgtatacatacatatatatacatacatacatatatatatatatatatatatatacatatatacatacacacatatatatatacatacatacacatatatatatatatatatatatacatatatatatatatatatatatgtacatggCCACTTATGATATATTAAAAATTACATAGAATATTCTTTACTAAAGCATTTACTGTATATGTTGTGGTTTTAAGATGGAATATTTTGCAGAGCTGCTTGTAAGGAATTGGTTGACAAATCATTACTTTCTTTTAAAAGATCAAATTTGATCAATGAAGTTAGTGAATGACAGCTCTTCGTAATGTTGCACATTTAGCTATTACATTCACAAATTGATTCCCGCCTTCAACATACTGCAGCGTTCCTTCAGCGCACCCGTTTACATCACAAGTCCCTGGACTAATGTTCAGCCACAGCGAGAGCAGTAAACCATAGCGTCTCCTTCTGTGAAATATCTATACTTTATAAACTGCATAAACATTTCATGTTGGGGGAATAGATTTTTAGAATATTTGGCAACAAACTAAGTAATCTGCTAAATGCTTCTTGTAGCCACATAAACTGCTTGCACGAGCCTGCTGGCATTTTCAGCCGCTCCTTTGTTACAATGCATTTAAGCTATTTTCAGTTTGCAGGAGTCATTTTTGCAATGGCAGATTTTAGAACTGCCCAGACCATTCAGATGGAGTTTTGAACCTTTTGCTAGCTAACTTGAGTCAGTCCACCTATTGCTTTTTGAACATTATTTAGTGTCACTGGATGTGTTCTCCAGGACATTTTTACTGAAAACGAACAATTTCAattcaaaaaacatttttttgaccTGGGAAAACACACTTTTTTTCTAAACTCCTTTGGTGATTGTCTGGTTTAATTATGAAAGGTCACATACTTCATGAGATAACTGAGAGTCTTCACAGACATATTTTCAAACTGAGTGATCTCTTCAACCCACAAGAAATCAGAGAAATACACCATCATAGTGGAGGCCAAAGACAATGGAAAACCACAGCTATCCAGCTTCTGCACTGTCATAGTTACAATATTGGATGGAAATAACCACCTTCCTGTGATAACAGGACAAACAGTAAGCAACTACTTATTTCTATTACCTTGGCAGCTGCTGTATTGAACATATCTAATTGAGCATCTTTAACATTTTGACACCCTAGGGCCCAGCGAGAGTTGAAGAAGGACAGAAAGATGTCCTTGTTTTACGTCTACAAGCTACCGATGAAGACACTAAAGGCACGATGGCATGGAAGGCAAAATATCGCATCGACGGAGACACAGACAACAACTTCAGAATTACTACTGATCCTGTGACAAATGAAGGGATGCTATATGTGGAGAAGGTACTTTTCTTTTTATAGTCCTACCAACAGTGCATTGaactcttaatcttaatctaccCTTTCATACTTACTTTTGAAAATACAGAGAACTTTGATTTTGCTTCTTATGATAAAAATGAGCTACCTCACATTTGACTTACTTTTGCACCTTGAAAAcaataaatcagaaaaaaaaagatacaagaTTTCATTCAAAACTGTGTGGTCATTTTGATTTTCCAAGTTATTTATAGTACCCAACTGCTGATGACACGTACACTGACACCTGAGATGTTGATAGTGAATGGATGacaaaatgaagacaaaaacaaacactcaaTCAATTATAGTTTGCTTACAGTAAACAAGACTACGACTTGTGTGCACTTTCACATACGAgtagaaaaaaaatagcttCATTAAACCTGTGTCAAATTCCAACAAATGCGTATGGAAGCTGGGGTAGAGGGACAAATTGAAATGCAAAGCAGAATTCACAGGGGCTTGCAAGGTTCTTGGCGGGTATGTCTTTTTTCCTTTAGACACTCTCTAAAGAATTACCTTTTTCTTATCATTTTAGGGCACTAATGTCCACATTGGTTTTAAAACAGCATTTCTATCTTTACTTCTTTTACAGCATCTGAACTATGAGGCCAATCCTTTGAAGAACCTCACTATCAGTGTAGAGAATGAGGTCACCTATCAACAGTGCAAAGTGCTGGAACGCACCACCACCAAGTTTTGGAAAACAAAGATCATTGGAGGCACAACAATTACTGCAAGTAATTTACAAGGATATTTATCCAGTAGGACAGTGACACTGACAGTGGTGGATGTCAATGAGGCTCCAGTCTTTGAAAAAGACAAAGTACTTGTGTGGTTGCGTGAGAATGTTGGAGTAGGCTACTATTTAGGGGAATTTACGGCTCGTGACCCAGACATCAAAAGCGCAAGCACAATTACGTAAGTCAAGATGACACCGCTATATGACAGTCTTCCAAATAAATGTTGGATCGATTTGTAAATTGAGAATTCTCCCATTTCCTTTCCAGATACATAAAAGGAGAAGATCCAGCTGATTGGGTTACAGTGGACCCCGAGACTGGAAAAATAACCACGTCAAAGATCCCAGACAGAGAGTCGACCTTTGTTAAAGATGACATCTATTTAGTCACAGTATATGCTGTTGATAACGGTATGACCcagagaacacacacaccttaTCATTAACCACCTTGTTTTCAACACATTGTTAAAAATGTTCAATGCATATTTCTGGTGACCAGGTGAACCCCCACAGACAAGCACCGCAACTCTCAGCATCGTGATTAAGGACGAGAACGACAATGCTCCATTCCTGGTTACAAGCAAAATGGACATGTGCGTGTCTGACGAACCCTCAATGGCCAAGATCACAGCATTGGACCTGGATGCAGAGCCCTTCTCTGGGCCTTTCAGGTTCAGACTCCTTGGAGATGTGACGGACAAGTGGAGGATTGACCCTGCGCATGGTAAGCTCTCGCAAAACGACGCCAAGATCATAACAAAACTAATCAGAGCTAAAAGTCACTATAGATTCAAAGAAGCAGATAAGCCAAGTTTCTAATGTTGGTCACAATTAACTCTAATGGTATAACTGAATGTGCATTTGCTTTGGATTTGTAGGACATTCAGTCAACCTGGTGAAAGAAAACAACGTTTATTCTGGATACCATGATTTGCAATTAGAGGTGTCTGATCTTCAAGACATGACAGCTGTCTACAATCTGTCAGTAACTGTGTGTGACTGCTTACACCCAACGACGCCAAATTGTACAATACGAAAAGCTGTTGGTTCCACAGTCCAAGGAGGAGCACTGGGAATAGCTTTTTTAAGTATGCTCCTGCTTCTAGGTAAGCCAAGAAAATATTATTTACTTCTTGAAAGGATTATAAAAAATGGCAAATGACAATGTCAACATATGAGGACATAACATAGCGTATATATTTCTGTCTCTGGTTCTTTACGCCAGGTTTGCTATTTTGTGCTTTGGTGGTATCATGCAAGAGAGAGATTATACCACTCCCCGATTGGACCTGTTCACAAGAATTGATGGGGGGTAACACAGAGAGACCAGGAGAAGACTGCAAAGTAAATATCTCTATAAGAAACTTCTACTTGCTTAATACATGCACGTATATCCAGTAAAGTACTCGCGCAATCGCACAAACATGGACAGACCCTcacactttttttgtgtgtgctgcTGTTATTCCTGatcatctatttatttattcagcaaTTCTGCAGTTAAATATGTAACGCCTATTGGATTAGTTTTTGCTTCAGACAACATACAGATAAAATGTGGTTATTTTCCTTTAGATGAACTATTCAGACACATTCATCTCAAAGAAAAGGTATTTTACCATAGAAACATGTTATGTTACTGTGACAAAGCTGCATTTTTATGTTTAAGGTACCTGAAACAGGAAACaagagccgctttcggacagaccgttctaagaaagtagttatcagaactaccctcctcgaatttcgttctgataactatccttccccagcggaactgtttcagtctgcattcgcacatgagtcgggacctgatagggactgatgcgccgcgcgcagccgtctgcttcagtgacgtgttagccgttagccgtttagcgctacattcaaacacaaaataaaacggtaaaagtaaggagagtagaaaaaacaccaccaagaagctaatatggagagcggggaggccactgtgtttatggtctgcatgatggtgatattaatcatggacgatcacatcaggcgtctaacatgaggctggaagagctcacagagagagtcaggagatacttttttatttcatgaaggaagaaaggagagcagagcgctgcagacaaatgagaccagtgtaagtttaacttattaaacacccgccgggaAACATTTTAGCCGTGATAGCATggcatggggcgtagctaccgaccaccaaacacctctgtcagattagttctatagaactatgaaaagacccgacctcggagaaggagctaaatagttataggaactaagggagaaagccccgagttgctgtatgtccgaacacgggagaaaacggccccgcggattaaaaggttattagaactgccaatggttcctacagtccgaaa
This window contains:
- the LOC142389790 gene encoding cadherin-like protein 26 isoform X1, producing METKHFCLLAMLCWGVQRSSSEILLRPKRNWVIQTFSIDEGYSGPFPYVLGTVGVEKNLRLFEIHGQGVDEDPKDILQINENTGEVLVLGPVDHEQFDILKLKFEALNAEDRKVDIRLGITIDILDANDNPPKFDFEMYEVTVNESTLQGFGLVTIRAIDTDSSEKNKEFSFSLVSVTPEPEGMQFYITQTADIGFISFKGCLDHEKSEKYTIIVEAKDNGKPQLSSFCTVIVTILDGNNHLPVITGQTGPARVEEGQKDVLVLRLQATDEDTKGTMAWKAKYRIDGDTDNNFRITTDPVTNEGMLYVEKHLNYEANPLKNLTISVENEVTYQQCKVLERTTTKFWKTKIIGGTTITASNLQGYLSSRTVTLTVVDVNEAPVFEKDKVLVWLRENVGVGYYLGEFTARDPDIKSASTITYIKGEDPADWVTVDPETGKITTSKIPDRESTFVKDDIYLVTVYAVDNGEPPQTSTATLSIVIKDENDNAPFLVTSKMDMCVSDEPSMAKITALDLDAEPFSGPFRFRLLGDVTDKWRIDPAHGHSVNLVKENNVYSGYHDLQLEVSDLQDMTAVYNLSVTVCDCLHPTTPNCTIRKAVGSTVQGGALGIAFLSMLLLLGLLFCALVVSCKREIIPLPDWTCSQELMGGNTERPGEDCKVPETGNKGNAGGQLQVVDNFIMKPVIQGLVADSQIQMGSSSFQRPSFMQTDSTHDNYKATVIQGLVADSQIQMNSSSFQRPSFMQTDSTHDNYKATVIQGLVADSQVQMNSSSFQRPSFMQTDSAHDNYKAMSMSQRWKTSRVTNASSAMNMRSQQWKSQCWDSQEQEEVYQRNLLSESLQIMLVKLKTPGKELGDYEPHVYAEEGDSKHDFELDAISNPEVSFDPDMEFDLSFNTLATICMPGDIKNPSGKTEDSNFDQQIAVTRLHFIHSAVDTYKVACSAQQDCLS
- the LOC142389790 gene encoding cadherin-like protein 26 isoform X2, with protein sequence METKHFCLLAMLCWGVQRSSSEILLRPKRNWVIQTFSIDEGYSGPFPYVLGTVGVEKNLRLFEIHGQGVDEDPKDILQINENTGEVLVLGPVDHEQFDILKLKFEALNAEDRKVDIRLGITIDILDANDNPPKFDFEMYEVTVNESTLQGFGLVTIRAIDTDSSEKNKEFSFSLVSVTPEPEGMQFYITQTADIGFISFKGCLDHEKSEKYTIIVEAKDNGKPQLSSFCTVIVTILDGNNHLPVITGQTGPARVEEGQKDVLVLRLQATDEDTKGTMAWKAKYRIDGDTDNNFRITTDPVTNEGMLYVEKHLNYEANPLKNLTISVENEVTYQQCKVLERTTTKFWKTKIIGGTTITASNLQGYLSSRTVTLTVVDVNEAPVFEKDKVLVWLRENVGVGYYLGEFTARDPDIKSASTITYIKGEDPADWVTVDPETGKITTSKIPDRESTFVKDDIYLVTVYAVDNGEPPQTSTATLSIVIKDENDNAPFLVTSKMDMCVSDEPSMAKITALDLDAEPFSGPFRFRLLGDVTDKWRIDPAHGHSVNLVKENNVYSGYHDLQLEVSDLQDMTAVYNLSVTVCDCLHPTTPNCTIRKAVGSTVQGGALGIAFLSMLLLLGLLFCALVVSCKREIIPLPDWTCSQELMGGNTERPGEDCKVIQGLVADSQIQMGSSSFQRPSFMQTDSTHDNYKATVIQGLVADSQIQMNSSSFQRPSFMQTDSTHDNYKATVIQGLVADSQVQMNSSSFQRPSFMQTDSAHDNYKAMSMSQRWKTSRVTNASSAMNMRSQQWKSQCWDSQEQEEVYQRNLLSESLQIMLVKLKTPGKELGDYEPHVYAEEGDSKHDFELDAISNPEVSFDPDMEFDLSFNTLATICMPGDIKNPSGKTEDSNFDQQIAVTRLHFIHSAVDTYKVACSAQQDCLS